A single genomic interval of Juglans regia cultivar Chandler chromosome 1, Walnut 2.0, whole genome shotgun sequence harbors:
- the LOC109001302 gene encoding uncharacterized protein LOC109001302, translating to MGSTHSVPAVEDEDDEDQEEDDDNGEPDRRHMDKRLVKKLLEQEPEMLPCHASASPLSPQLSSLGTPRIGPSIKVWDPYNVLAPPPPLPPPPPVFSASDAILEDDRTVVEVFLISHGECELNLSPDLVGGRCPEASLTATGKRQARALAVFLNSQRVRFHAVYSSPLNRSRSMAVSVCQEMNFAEEQIQSSDALVEMSQGHWEGCLRSEIYTPETLDLIDRFQPDFSAPSGESLRQVEFRMVEFLNGRVLELREKLRSGFSMHHHNESQGFSHHMSQTPTNSIHDRDGPSLPPPHWDLLNRHRQGLSKKKSGKSRLQFVTTGDHEAEDEISPQDVSHQSSLQDSNDRTSSSCIAYCMGVFTHSVPIKCLLTGLLGCSPIMSPKICIEDSSVSVLQHSRKAGWQIKRLNDTAHLRLL from the exons ATGGGCTCCACCCACTCCGTACCTGCAGtcgaagatgaagatgatgaagaccaagaagaagatgatgataatggCGAACCTGATAGGCGACATATGGATAAACGCCTGGTGAAGAAGCTTCTCGAACAGGAGCCCGAGATGCTCCCCTGCCACGCGTCCGCATCCCCGCTTTCCCCACAGCTCTCTTCCCTCGGGACCCCGCGGATCGGGCCTTCCATCAAGGTGTGGGACCCGTACAATGTTCTGGCTCCACCCCCTCCTCTCCCGCCTCCTCCTCCGGTGTTCTCCGCCTCGGATGCCATCCTCGAAGACGATCGGACTGTCGTGGAGGTGTTTCTGATCAGCCATGGAGAGTGCGAGCTGAACCTAAGCCCCGATTTGGTGGGTGGGAGGTGCCCCGAGGCATCGCTGACGGCGACTGGGAAACGGCAGGCTAGGGCCTTGGCGGTGTTCTTGAACTCTCAAAGGGTGAGGTTCCACGCTGTTTATTCTTCGCCGTTGAATCGGTCTCGGTCAATGGCGGTTTCGGTCTGTCAa GAAATGAATTTTGCAGAGGAACAGATACAATCCTCAGATGCATTGGTGGAGATGAGTCAGGGGCACTGGGAGGGCTGCCTTCGGTCAGAAATATACACACCTGAAACTTTGGACCTCATTGACAGATTTCAGCCTGATTTCTCTGCACCATCCGGAGAATCACTTCGGCAAGTAGAATTCCGGATGGTTGAATTCCTAAATGGGAGAGTCCTGGAATTGCGTGAAAAGTTGAGATCAGGTTTTTCCATGCACCATCATAATGAGAGTCAAGGGTTTTCACACCACATGTCTCAAACTCCGACCAATTCGATTCATGACCGAGATGGGCCTTCCCTCCCACCACCCCACTGGGATTTGCTTAACAGGCACCGGCAAGGGCTTTCAAAGAAGAAGTCTGGTAAGAGCAGGCTACAATTTGTAACAACCGGAGATCATGAGGCTGAGGACGAAATATCCCCTCAGGATGTCAGTCACCAAAGTTCCCTACAAGATTCAAATGACCGGACCTCCTCATCCTGTATCGCGTATTGCATGGGTGTTTTCACTCATTCAGTGCCAATTAAGTGTCTCCTCACAGGCCTCCTTGGGTGCAGCCCAATAATGTCACCTAAGATATGCATAGAAGATTCTTCTGTGTCAGTGTTGCAGCACTCACGGAAAGCCGGTTGGCAGATAAAAAGGTTGAATGACACTGCGCATCTTAGGCTTCTTTAG
- the LOC109001303 gene encoding mitochondrial phosphate carrier protein 3, mitochondrial-like, which produces MALSEKTSRQSLIPSFLYSSSLSHKTLPLDNIIPPPNLNTLFSQPSSPSSNVFVPAPSEPSKKIEMYSPQFYAACTVGGILSCGLTHMAVTPLDLVKCNMQIDPAKYKSISSGFGVLLKDQGVRGFFRGWVPTLLGYSAQGACKFGFYEFFKKYYSDIAGPEYASKYKTLIYLAGSASAEVIADIALCPFEAVKVRVQTQPGFARGLSDGLPKFVKSEGVLGLYKGLVPLWGRQIPYTMMKFASFEAIVENIYKYAIPTPKDQCSKSLQLGVSFAGGYVAGIFCAIVSHPADNLVSFLNNAKGATVGDAVKKLGLWGLFTRGLPLRIVMIGTLTGAQWGIYDAFKVFVGLPTTGGITPAAVTAATEVAKV; this is translated from the exons ATGGCTCTCTCAGAAAAAACATCGCGGCAGTCTCTGATCCCCAGCTTCCTCTACTCGTCTTCCCTCTCCCATAAAACCCTACCTCTCGATAATATCATTCCTCCCCCTAATCTTAACACCCTCTTCTCTCAACCCTCGTCTCCCAGTAGCAACGTCTTTGTTCCCGCCCCTAGCGAGCCTTCCAAGAAGATCGAGATGTACTCCCCACAATTCTACGCCGCCTGTACCGTCGGAGGCATCCTCAGCTGTGGTCTCACTCACATGGCCGTCACTCCCCTCGACCTCGTCAAATGCAATATGCAG ATTGACCCTGCAAAGTACAAAAGCATCTCATCTGGGTTTGGAGTGTTGCTGAAGGATCAGGGCGTCAGAGGCTTCTTCAGGGGTTGGGTACCAACCTTGCTTGGCTACAGTGCTCAGGGTGCTTGCAAGTTTGGATTCTACGAATTCTTTAAGAAGTACTACTCTGACATTGCTGGACCTGAGTATGCATCCAAGTACAAGACCTTGATCTATCTTGCTGGTTCTGCATCTGCTGAGGTCATTGCAGATATTGCACTTTGCCCTTTCGAGGCAGTGAAGGTCCGAGTTCAAACACAGCCTGGTTTTGCTAGAGGTCTTTCTGATGGGCTTCCTAAGTTTGTTAAATCTGAAGGCGTTCTGGG ACTGTACAAGGGTCTAGTTCCTCTCTGGGGACGTCAGATTCCAT ATACAATGATGAAGTTTGCATCTTTTGAGGCCATTGTGGAGAATATTTATAAGTATGCCATCCCCACTCCGAAGGACCAGTGTAGTAAAAGTCTGCAGCTGGGTGTGAGTTTTGCTGGTGGATATGTGGCTGGTATATTCTGTGCTATTGTGTCTCATCCTGCTGACAATCTTGTCtctttcctcaacaatgccaaAGGGGCAACTGTTGGTGAT GCTGTGAAGAAGCTAGGTTTGTGGGGTCTCTTTACCCGTGGGCTTCCTCTCCGTATTGTCATGATTGGAACTCTTACCGGAGCTCAGTGGGGAATCTATGACGCCTTCAAAGTTTTCGTGGGATT GCCAACCACTGGCGGGATCACTCCTGCTGCTGTCACCGCTGCAACTGAGGTTGCAAAGGTGTAG
- the LOC109001304 gene encoding V-type proton ATPase subunit C-like isoform X1, translating into MHKIRCQIEELERVSGVESNSLTVDGVPVDSYLTRFLWDEDKYPTMAPLREIVDSIHSQVTKIEDDLKVRVTEYNTVCSQLNAITRKQSGSLVVRDLSNLVKPEDIITSEHLVTLLAIVLKYSQKDWLANYETLTSFVVPRSSKKLYEDNEYALYSTTLFCRVADNFRTSARDRGFQKRDFESSSEAQQSRKLELEKLMQDQERLRSSLLQWCYTSYREVFSSWMHFSAVHVFLESILRYGPLPSFLVCALLCSLMAFQRNICFLTQHSLLTQFWECVLAPSFLKSCYLLQPIMREPQ; encoded by the exons ATGCACAAGATCAGGTGTCAGATCGAGGAACTGGAGAGGGTATCGGGTGTGGAAAGCAATTCTCTTACCGTTGATGGAGTGCCGGTTGATTCTTACCTCACTAG GTTTCTTTGGGATGAAGATAAGTACCCGACTATGGCACCTTTGAGAGAGATAGTAGATAGCATTCATAGTCAAGTGACAAAGATCGAGGATGATCTCAAG GTTCGTGTTACTGAGTATAACACTGTCTGCAGTCAGCTTAATGCTATAACCCGGAAGCAAAGTGGAAG CTTAGTTGTGCGAGATCTCTCAAATCTGGTGAAACCAGAGGATATAATTACCTCAGAACATCTAGTGACTCTCCTTGCAATTGTTCTCAAGTATTCACAGAAAGACTGGTTGGCCAACTATGAGACTTTGACAAGCTTTGTA GTCCCCAGGTCCTCCAAGAAGTTGTATGAGGATAATGAATATGCTCTTTATTCTACAACACTCTTTTGTCGTGTTGCAGATAATTTTAGAACAAGTGCACGTGATAGAGGTTTTCAA AAACGTGATTTTGAATCTAGTTCAGAAGCACAACAGAGTCGGAAGCtagaattagaaaaattaatgcAAGACCAGGAAAGACTGAGGAGTTCTCTTTTGCAGTGGTGCTATACAAGTTATAGGGAG GTTTTTAGCTCCTGGATGCACTTTTCTGCTGTACATGTTTTCTTAGAGAGCATTCTGAGATATGGTCCACTGCCATCATTCTTGGTATGTGCACTCTTATGTTCATTAATGGCTTTCCAACGAAACATTTGCTTTTTGACTCAGCACAGTTTGTTGACACAATTTTGGGAGTGCGTTTTAGCTCCATCATTCTTGAAATCGTGTTATCTTTTACAGCCTATTATGAGGGAACCTCAATAA
- the LOC109001304 gene encoding V-type proton ATPase subunit C-like isoform X2, whose product MHKIRCQIEELERVSGVESNSLTVDGVPVDSYLTRFLWDEDKYPTMAPLREIVDSIHSQVTKIEDDLKVRVTEYNTVCSQLNAITRKQSGSLVVRDLSNLVKPEDIITSEHLVTLLAIVLKYSQKDWLANYETLTSFVVPRSSKKLYEDNEYALYSTTLFCRVADNFRTSARDRGFQVSMLMRTITKT is encoded by the exons ATGCACAAGATCAGGTGTCAGATCGAGGAACTGGAGAGGGTATCGGGTGTGGAAAGCAATTCTCTTACCGTTGATGGAGTGCCGGTTGATTCTTACCTCACTAG GTTTCTTTGGGATGAAGATAAGTACCCGACTATGGCACCTTTGAGAGAGATAGTAGATAGCATTCATAGTCAAGTGACAAAGATCGAGGATGATCTCAAG GTTCGTGTTACTGAGTATAACACTGTCTGCAGTCAGCTTAATGCTATAACCCGGAAGCAAAGTGGAAG CTTAGTTGTGCGAGATCTCTCAAATCTGGTGAAACCAGAGGATATAATTACCTCAGAACATCTAGTGACTCTCCTTGCAATTGTTCTCAAGTATTCACAGAAAGACTGGTTGGCCAACTATGAGACTTTGACAAGCTTTGTA GTCCCCAGGTCCTCCAAGAAGTTGTATGAGGATAATGAATATGCTCTTTATTCTACAACACTCTTTTGTCGTGTTGCAGATAATTTTAGAACAAGTGCACGTGATAGAGGTTTTCAAGTGAGTATGCTTATGCGAACTATCACCA AAACGTGA
- the LOC109001256 gene encoding prostatic spermine-binding protein-like: MVETKHQLEPTIFPAKRKPDLKAPERDSSTPDDKDIKLEADPLAEFGDDDYEDDDENDENDRGEAEVDRKGKGIVRDDKGKGKLKVEEEDADDDEDDDRGSGIDISNSESDLLDDPLAEVDLDNILPSRTRRRMV; this comes from the exons ATGGTGGAGACCAAGCATCAACTCGAACCTACAATATTCCCCGCGAAGCGCAAACCCGATCTCA AAGCTCCTGAACGCGATTCTTCAACACCCGACGACAAAGACATCAAACTTGAGGCCGATCCACTCGCCGAATTCGGAGACGATGATTacgaagatgatgatgaaaatgacgAGAATGATCGTGGGGAAGCTGAGGTGGACAGAAAGGGGAAGGGAATAGTGAGGGATGACAAGGGCAAAGGCAAATTGaaggtggaagaagaagatgctgaTGATGACGAAGACGATGATAGAGGTAGCGGGATTGATATATCCAATAGTGAAAGCGATTTATTAGACGATCCACTAGCGGAGGTCGATTTAGATAACATTCTTCCGTCCAGGACTCGGAGGCGGATGGTTTAG